From Brassica oleracea var. oleracea cultivar TO1000 chromosome C3, BOL, whole genome shotgun sequence, a single genomic window includes:
- the LOC106336140 gene encoding probable methyltransferase PMT1, with amino-acid sequence MRGRTEGGNKKKPVIVLLCVAAVVLVSVYLFFGSSSHAIEYGRKLGLGGDATEKEDASTSFYVDDDANGFTPRSFPVCDDRHSELIPCLDRNLIYQMRLKLDLSLMEHYERHCPPPERRFNCLIPPPPGYKVPIKWPNSRDEVWKVNIPHTHLAHEKSDQNWMVVKGDKINFPGGGTHFHYGADKYIASMANMLNFPNNILNNEGRLRTFLDVGCGVASFGGYLLASDIMTMSLAPNDVHQNQIQFALERGIPAYLGVLGTKRLPYPSRSFELAHCSRCRIDWLQRDGILLLELDRVLRPGGYFAYSSPEAYAQDEEDLRIWREMSALVERMCWTIAAKRNQTVIWQKPMTNDCYLEREPGTQPPLCNSDSDPDAVYGVNMEACITQYSDHDHKTKGSGLSPWPARLTSPPPRLADFGYSTDMFEKDTETWKQRVDAYWDLLSPAIQSDTVRNIMDMKANMGSFAAALNDKDVWVMNVVPEDGPNTLKLIYDRGLMGAVHSWCEAFSTYPRTYDLLHAWDIISDIKKRGCSAEDLLLEMDRILRPSGFILIRDTQSVVDLVKKYLKALHWEAVDTKATSDSDTVILIVQKKLWLTSESLRDLE; translated from the exons ATGAGGGGAAGAACAGAGGGAGGGAATAAGAAGAAGCCAGTGATTGTTCTTCTCTGCGTTGCAGCGGTTGTACTTGTTTCTGTATACCTCTTCTTTGGCTCCTCTAGCCACGCTATTGAGTACGGGAGGAAACTTGGGTTGGGTGGTGATGCCACCGAGAAGGAAGATGCTTCTACCTCCTTTTATGTTGACGATGACGCCAATGGTTTCACTCCAAGAAGCTTTCCT GTGTGTGATGATCGACACTCGGAGCTTATCCCTTGCTTAGACAGGAACCTCATTTACCAAATGAGATTGAAGCTTGACTTGTCTTTGATGGAGCATTATGAACGTCACTGTCCTCCTCCTGAGAGGCGGTTCAACTGCTTGATTCCTCCTCCTCCAGGTTATAAG GTTCCGATCAAGTGGCCGAATAGCAGAGACGAAGTTTGGAAAGTGAACATTCCTCATACTCACCTTGCTCATGAGAAGTCTGACCAGAACTGGATGGTTGTCAAAGGAGACAAAATCAATTTCCCTGGTGGTGGCACTCATTTTCACTATGGTGCTGATAAGTATATTGCATCCATGGCCAAT ATGCTTAACTTTCCGAACAACATTTTGAACAACGAAGGAAGGCTTAGGACGTTTCTAGATGTTGGCTGTGGTGTTGCAAGTTTCGGTGGGTACCTTCTTGCATCAGATATTATGACAATGTCCTTAGCACCAAACGATGTGCATCAGAACCAAATTCAATTTGCTCTTGAGAGAGGGATTCCTGCATACCTCGGCGTTCTAGGAACAAAGAGGCTCCCATACCCAAGTAGATCCTTTGAACTTGCACATTGTTCACGTTGCAGAATCGACTGGCTTCAGAGAGACGGTATCCTTCTTCTCGAGCTAGACAGGGTGCTGAGACCTGGTGGCTATTTTGCATATTCATCTCCAGAAGCATATGCACAAGACGAGGAGGATCTTAGAATATGGAGAGAGATGAGTGCTCTTGTGGAGCGTATGTGTTGGACGATAGCTGCTAAAAGGAACCAAACTGTGATTTGGCAAAAACCAATGACAAACGATTGTTATCTGGAAAGAGAACCTGGAACCCAGCCTCCTCTATGCAACTCTGACAGTGACCCTGATGCTGTGTATGGTGTCAACATGGAAGCTTGCATTACTCAATACAGTGACC ATGACCACAAAACCAAGGGAAGTGGATTGTCTCCATGGCCAGCTCGATTAACCTCTCCTCCACCTCGGCTAGCTGATTTTGGATACTCCACTGACATGTTTGAGAAGGATACG GAAACTTGGAAGCAAAGGGTAGATGCTTACTGGGATCTCTTGAGTCCTGCAATTCAATCAGACACTGTGAGGAACATAATGGACATGAAAGCAAACATGGGTTCTTTTGCTGCTGCTCTGAATGACAAAGATGTTTGGGTTATGAATGTTGTTCCTGAAGACGGACCTAACACGCTTAAACTTATATACGACAGAGGCCTGATGGGTGCTGTTCATAGCTG GTGTGAAGCATTCTCAACTTACCCTAGGACTTATGATTTACTCCATGCTTGGGACATCATTTCCGATATCAAGAAGAGAGGTTGCAGCGCAGAGGATTTGCTGTTGGAGATGGATCGTATACTTCGCCCAAGCGGGTTCATACTCATAAGGGACACACAATCCGTAGTTGATCTTGTGAAGAAGTATCTCAAGGCTTTGCATTGGGAAGCAGTTGACACAAAGGCAACCTCAGATTCAGACACTGTTATACTCATTGTCCAGAAGAAGCTCTGGTTGACAAGTGAGAGCCTCAGAGACCTGGAGTGA
- the LOC106332667 gene encoding 60S ribosomal protein L36a, producing the protein MVNIPKTKKTYCKNKECKKHTLHKVTQYKKGKDSLAAQGKRRYDRKQSGYGGQTKPVFHKKAKTTKKIVLRLQCQTCKHFSQHSIKRCKHFEIGGDKKGKGTSLF; encoded by the exons ATG GTGAACATTCCAAAGACAAAGAAGACATACTGCAAGAACAAGGAATGCAAGAAGCATACATTGCACAAGGTGACCCAATACAAGAAAGGTAAAGACAGTCTTGCTGCTCAAGGAAAGCGTCGTTATGACCGTAAGCAATCTGGTTATGGTGGTCAGACTAAGCCTGTCTTCCACAAGAAG GCTAAGACCACGAAGAAGATTGTCTTGAGGCTTCAGTGCCAAACCTGCAAGCACTTTTCTCAGCATTCGATCAAG AGGTGCAAGCATTTTGAGATAGGTGGAGACAAGAAGGGGAAGGGAACATCTCTTTTCTAA
- the LOC106334032 gene encoding CRIB domain-containing protein RIC5-like has protein sequence MASPMKGLLKGLRYIARIFEVEKEPEMQIGQPTDVKHVAHIGWEGPSATTPSWMHDYKSPEDEAKGSSNKKPASSGERKKNKGRRKSSTSTNSPAESPARPRRSTGKQREQSTGSGSESGSGLDLPQQNDQSVVQKTPRQKKSKGTTAVRGGGGEPPLPVAPVES, from the exons ATGGCCTCACCAATGAAGGGTCTATTAAAAGGGTTGAGGTACATTGCTCGTATCTTCG AGGTTGAGAAGGAACCAGAGATGCAAATTGGACAACCAACAGATGTCAAACATGTTGCTCATATAGGATGGGAAGGGCCTTCTGCTACGACCCCAAGCTGG ATGCATGACTATAAGTCTCCCGAGGATGAAGCAAAAGGAAGTTCCAACAAGAAACCTGCGAGTTCCGGGGAGAGGAAAAAGAACAAAGGGAGGCGTAAATCATCTACAAGCACAAACTCACCTGCAGAGTCTCCAGCAAGGCCAAGACGCAGCACGGGTAAACAAAGAGAGCAAAGTACGGGTTCAGGGTCGGAGTCAGGTTCAGGGTTAGACTTACCTCAACAGAACGATCAGTCTGTGGTACAGAAAACCCCGAGGCAGAAAAAATCAAAAGGAACAACAGCAGTAAGAGGAGGAGGCGGTGAACCTCCTCTGCCTGTTGCACCTGTAGAGTCATAG